GATAACAACAACCAGTGAATATTTAGGTCCTGTTGCTGGTGCAATACCAGCGGTATAAGCTAAATATTGATTAACATATCGTCCACCAGATAGTTTTTTAGCTGTACCCGTTTTAACACCTACACTATATCCAGGGACAGAAGCTTTGGTACCACCTCCAGTCACAGCAACCGCTTCCATTAATTGCACTACTGTTTTAGCTGTTTTTTCAGCTACAACACGTTTACCTTCTACTGGCTCGTTAATTTTTAATATTGAAACAGGTCGATAAACACCATAGCTACCGATAGTTGCATAAGCCCTAGCTAGCTGTAGTGGGGTAACACTTAATCCATAACCAAAAGAAAACGTCGCTCTTTCTATATCAGCCCATTTTCTTGTTCTATCAGCAGCAATTGAACCACTCACTTCTCCACCTAAACCGAGTTCAGTTGGTTGTCCTAACCCAAAACGGCTATAAAACTCAACAAGGTCACCTGATTGCATTTGTAAAGCTAACTTACTCACACCGACGTTACTTGATTTTTCAAGGATACCAGCCAAATTTAGGGCTTTTTGATAAGACACATCTTTGATTTCATAACGATTTACCAAAAAAGGTCTAGTATCAATAACCGTGTTTAAATCAGCTATTTTTTTCTCTAATGCAGCCATAACAACTAAAGGTTTAACTGTTGAACCTGGCTCAAATGCATCTGTTATCGCTCGATTTCGTAATAAACTATAATCAATTGAAGAGCGATTATTCGGGTTATAGGATGGACTGGTTGCCATGGCCAATATTTCACCCGTGTGAACATCAATTAAAACAGCTGTGCCACTATCAGCTTTGTTAAATTCCACAGCTTGACTAAGTTCACTGTAAACGAGCGATTGTAAACGTTCATCAATACTTAATGTCAAATCAGAAGCAACTTCACTTTCAGTCCTTTCTAATTCTTCTATAACTCTACCAACACGATCTCGCCTAACAACACGTTGTCCTGATTCACCAATCAGCCATTTATTAAAGCTTTTTTCAATTCCTTCTGAACCTTTTTCCGTTCCATTTTCATCAATGTCAGTTAAACCAATTAATTGTGCTATATTTTCAGCTGCTGGATAATAACGTTTAGATGTTTTGGCAAACGAAATACCAGGTAATTTTAATTGTTTTAAATAATCCGATATTGTTGGTGTAATTTGTTTAGACAAATAAACAAAACGCATCGATGGATTACTCAATTTTTGCTCTAGTGTCGACATTGGAATATTCAATGTCTTTGCTAATCCTTGCCAACGGATATCATTAGGATCAACTCCGCCTTTTTGTACAACAATTTTCGGATCAGCCCAAACATCATACATAGGTACACTAACAGCCAATGCTCTGCCATTACGATCCGTAATCATTGCTCGAGGTGCGCTCATTTCTTGATGACGAATTGAGCGTTTATTGGCTTCAGCAATTAACTTATCAGGTTCTATTATTTGTAAAATTGCCAATCGGACAAGTAAACCAATAATTGCTAAAATAATAAAACCATAAACAATATAAAATCGAGTGAGGGTAAAAATTTGTTTTTTACTATTTAATTTATTCCCTTTATTCGATTTTGTAGTATGTTTTACATTATCTCTTTTATTAGCAAACTTCATTATTTACTCTTTATCACAATAACGGTTTCATTTTGCGGTGTCACATACGACATGCCCAATTGATTTTTAGCTTTATCTTCAACACGTTTTGGATCAGCAAGTACATTTTCCTCAATAACTAAATTACGCCATTCACTTTCTAAAACATCTTGTTCGAGTAATAATTGTTCACGTTCAAATAATTGTTTACGGACTTGCTGGGTTATAACTAATACAGCTCCAGCAGAAATAACAATAAAAACCAATAACAATAATGAAATTTTTTGATGGCCGAGCAAATCACTAAGGATTAATCCAAATAAACTTTTGCTGGGTCTTTTTTGATTGTGTATATCTACACTTATTCTTTGATAAATTTCATTGTTACTATTCATTTTTCCTTTCTGCTATCCTTAATATCGCGCTTCGAGAACGCGGGTTACCATATATTTCATTATTGCTTGGCTTAATTTTGCCAAGTGATTTTAATTTAGCATCACCATATTGTTTAATTTGTTGTTCTGTTAATGGTAAGCCAGCTGGTAAATTAGGACCTTTACTCTGTTTATTTATAAATTGTTTTACAATTCTATCTTCTAATGAATGAAAACTAATAACTGCAAGTCTTCCTTGAGCAGCAAGCACTGACAAACTGCTATTTAAGGCTTGCTCAACTTCTTCCAATTCACTATTTATATAAATGCGAATAGCTTGGAACGAGCGTGTTGCTGGGTGTTTATTTTTGTCTTTTTTCGGTGTTGCTTTTTCAATTAGATTTGCTAATTCTAATGTACGAGTAATTGGTGAAACTTTATTCTGTTCCACAATTGCACGTGCAATCCTTTTGGCAAACTTTTCTTCCCCAAAAGTTTTTAAAACCCATGCGATATCATTTTCATCACTATTTAGTAACCACTCACTTGCAGTTACACCTTTGCGGTTATTCATCCGCATATCAAGTGGTCCATCTCGCATAAAAGAAAATCCTCTTTCAGGATCATCTAATTGTGGAGACGAAACCCCCAGATCTAATAAAAAGCCATCAATATTACCTAACAACCCTAAATCATTGATATATTGATGTACATTCGAAAACTCTCCTCGAATAAAAATAAACCTAGGATCGGTTATATTAAGTGCGGCTTGTTCAGCACGTTCATCTCGGTCAATTGCAATTAGTTTCCCTTGTTCGCCCAATTGTTCAAGAATCAACCTAGAATGACCACCACGCCCAAAAGTACCATCAATATAAATACCGTTTTTTTTTATATTTAATGCAGCCACAGCTTCATTTAACAAAACAGTTTTATGTTGATAATCCATCTTTATTTACTCTTATTAAATTGTTAGACTTTTTAAATTTTCTGATAAGTTTTCAACATCTGTTGATAATGTGGCAATGTCATCACTAATTTGTTGATACCAAATTGCTTCATCCCATATCTCAAATTTATTAGATTGGCCAACAAACATGGTATGTTTTTCTAGTTTTGCATAAGTACGTAAAGTTGGTGGAAGTAAAATACGTCCTGCATTATCTAAATTACATTCCGTTGCATAACCTAATAATAGTCTTTTAATTCTTCGTTCTGCTTCAACAACTGTTGATAATGTTGATAGCTGTAATTCAATTTTTTGCCATTCAGTCATTGAATAAAGTGTCAAACAGGGGTGATATAAACCAATGGTACAAACTAAACCATCAGGCAAAAATTCACGATAACGAGTAGGGATTGCTATTCGCCCTTTGCTATCTAAATTGACTGAAATTGCACCACTAAACATGAAAGCACCGTAATTGTTAATTTTTATTGTTTTTAAATTATTAAAAAATCAATATGTTAATTAAAAACCTATTTTTTACCACTTAACCCCACTTTTTACCACAAAAGTTACAAAAATAATAGATATTTAATCAATTAATTTCTAACAATTTAAGAAATTAATAAGATAATAAGTGAGCACTAACAAATTAAGTGAAGCGCTTAGAAATGGTAAGACGAAATTATTAACAGTGTTTATTAATATCCGAAACAAACTAATAATAAAAAAAGTCACAAATAATCAATTTATTAATAATTAAAAATAGCTCAATAGGTGTTTTAATATAAGACCAGAAATGAGAGCTTTGCCAGTAAAACTGGCAAAGTTGATTGTTCAGTTAAGATGCTGTCCAAAAACCAATTACATTGACTTTGTTTTGTTGCAGTATTGCACGAATTGGCATTTGATTAATATCATCTCCCTTTTCTGCTTGTTGTAATACCTGCATTTTGCTTTCTCCAACTAAATGCAGATAGATATTTTGACTATCTAAAATAGTTGGTAATGTTAAAGTAATGCGGTCTAATGGAGCCGTCAATGGAGTCATTCCAACAACTTTGCGACCTGATTTCATATCCAAACCAGCCCGCAAATTTGCTGCACCCGGGAAAAGTGAGGCAGTATGACCATCTTCTCCCATTCCTAAGATTAAAACATCTAAAGGCATAGGAATTTTATTTAAAATTTTGTCTGTAATTTCTGCACCATCAAATGGATTATCACAACTATTTTTTAAACCTACAAAATTGGCCAATTTAGCTTTATTTTGTAATAAGTAAGTTAACACTAATTTTTCATTACTAGCATCATCGGTATCATCTACCCATCTATCATCTACTAATGTAATAAAAACATTGTGCCAATCTAAATCTTGTTGGCTTAATAGTT
This Gilliamella sp. ESL0443 DNA region includes the following protein-coding sequences:
- the rsmH gene encoding 16S rRNA (cytosine(1402)-N(4))-methyltransferase RsmH, which translates into the protein MKMDYQHKTVLLNEAVAALNIKKNGIYIDGTFGRGGHSRLILEQLGEQGKLIAIDRDERAEQAALNITDPRFIFIRGEFSNVHQYINDLGLLGNIDGFLLDLGVSSPQLDDPERGFSFMRDGPLDMRMNNRKGVTASEWLLNSDENDIAWVLKTFGEEKFAKRIARAIVEQNKVSPITRTLELANLIEKATPKKDKNKHPATRSFQAIRIYINSELEEVEQALNSSLSVLAAQGRLAVISFHSLEDRIVKQFINKQSKGPNLPAGLPLTEQQIKQYGDAKLKSLGKIKPSNNEIYGNPRSRSAILRIAERKNE
- the pgl gene encoding 6-phosphogluconolactonase, which produces MFTLKKYPNSQLLIEDLAAYIVKDLKQAIDKKGHASIAVSGGKTPIPLFKLLSQQDLDWHNVFITLVDDRWVDDTDDASNEKLVLTYLLQNKAKLANFVGLKNSCDNPFDGAEITDKILNKIPMPLDVLILGMGEDGHTASLFPGAANLRAGLDMKSGRKVVGMTPLTAPLDRITLTLPTILDSQNIYLHLVGESKMQVLQQAEKGDDINQMPIRAILQQNKVNVIGFWTAS
- the mraZ gene encoding division/cell wall cluster transcriptional repressor MraZ, giving the protein MFSGAISVNLDSKGRIAIPTRYREFLPDGLVCTIGLYHPCLTLYSMTEWQKIELQLSTLSTVVEAERRIKRLLLGYATECNLDNAGRILLPPTLRTYAKLEKHTMFVGQSNKFEIWDEAIWYQQISDDIATLSTDVENLSENLKSLTI
- the ftsI gene encoding peptidoglycan glycosyltransferase FtsI; protein product: MKFANKRDNVKHTTKSNKGNKLNSKKQIFTLTRFYIVYGFIILAIIGLLVRLAILQIIEPDKLIAEANKRSIRHQEMSAPRAMITDRNGRALAVSVPMYDVWADPKIVVQKGGVDPNDIRWQGLAKTLNIPMSTLEQKLSNPSMRFVYLSKQITPTISDYLKQLKLPGISFAKTSKRYYPAAENIAQLIGLTDIDENGTEKGSEGIEKSFNKWLIGESGQRVVRRDRVGRVIEELERTESEVASDLTLSIDERLQSLVYSELSQAVEFNKADSGTAVLIDVHTGEILAMATSPSYNPNNRSSIDYSLLRNRAITDAFEPGSTVKPLVVMAALEKKIADLNTVIDTRPFLVNRYEIKDVSYQKALNLAGILEKSSNVGVSKLALQMQSGDLVEFYSRFGLGQPTELGLGGEVSGSIAADRTRKWADIERATFSFGYGLSVTPLQLARAYATIGSYGVYRPVSILKINEPVEGKRVVAEKTAKTVVQLMEAVAVTGGGTKASVPGYSVGVKTGTAKKLSGGRYVNQYLAYTAGIAPATGPKYSLVVVIDNPKAGQYYGGSVSAPVFSRIMGGVLRTMNVKPDRQVDGQMIVY
- the ftsL gene encoding cell division protein FtsL, whose translation is MNSNNEIYQRISVDIHNQKRPSKSLFGLILSDLLGHQKISLLLLVFIVISAGAVLVITQQVRKQLFEREQLLLEQDVLESEWRNLVIEENVLADPKRVEDKAKNQLGMSYVTPQNETVIVIKSK